The Hemibagrus wyckioides isolate EC202008001 linkage group LG12, SWU_Hwy_1.0, whole genome shotgun sequence genome includes a window with the following:
- the LOC131362614 gene encoding C2 calcium-dependent domain-containing protein 4C-like, producing MFAVGGNGESPAVKLNAWQNVPLTPGRIPSFYVPPKLHLSVSPRFRKPKDSDEYQLLPPCSPEKSSPGSGSPVSPRFPFKLRFTPRSNRKRLEEDESDPFTKAAMSLKHVEKITTPYGFRTLAASPNVSRRESLFHRRRGEEGCQSPVFSPAFPELRDSPMSDVTGQNDKPSPEPCSAQKAEKKRLQMIFRKTRVALKSLTPRSRKNHVRKVQDVL from the coding sequence ATGTTTGCTGTTGGTGGTAATggagaaagcccagcagtgaaGTTAAACGCCTGGCAGAATGTCCCACTAACACCAGGAAGAATACCGAGCTTCTACGTTCCTCCAAAACTGCACCTCAGCGTTTCTCCTCGATTCAGAAAACCCAAAGACTCAGACGAGTACCAGCTTCTGCCTCCCTGCAGCCCAGAGAAATCATCTCCAGGGTCAGGGTCTCCAGTCTCTCCACGCTTTCCATTCAAGCTCCGCTTCACCCCGAGATCAAACCGGAAACGGCTTGAGGAGGACGAGTCTGACCCGTTTACGAAAGCAGCAATGTCCTTGAAGCACGTGGAGAAAATCACCACTCCGTACGGCTTCCGGACCCTGGCCGCCAGCCCGAACGTCAGCCGCAGGGAGTCGCTGTTTCACAGACGCAGAGGAGAGGAAGGCTGTCAAAGTCCTGTGTTCTCACCTGCATTTCCAGAGCTCAGGGACTCGCCCATGTCTGACGTCACGGGCCAAAACGACAAGCCGAGTCCAGAACCGTGTTCTGCTCAGAAAGCTGAGAAAAAACGACTACAGATGATTTTCCGCAAGACTCGGGTTGCACTCAAGAGTCTCACAcccagaagcaggaaaaaccaTGTCAGAAAAGTCCAGGATGTACTTTAA
- the ints3 gene encoding integrator complex subunit 3 isoform X1, with the protein MEPSAAKGRAQGRLLVSTSLDAKDELEERLERCVSITTSITNGLSEREANDALTAHVCKGPQQHEEVCLGLFTLLLTEPPQAQRCYRDLTLVNRDGMNVVLIKINQILMEKFLKLQDQCRTQLVWVVRELVKSGVIGADGVLMTLMKQIAGGDISSKNLWLAENVLDILVEQREWVLKSGMLVAMSVYTYLRLIVDHGTQGLLSLRQREVDFCIGLLRERFMECFIIGRDLVRLLQNVARIPEMELLWRDLLHNPQSLSPQFTGLLQLLTSRTSRKFLACRLTPDMETKLLFMTSRVRFGQQKRYQDWFQRQYLSTAESQSLRCDLIRYICGVVHPSNEVLSSDILPRWAIIGWLLTTCTSNVAASNAKLALFYDWLFFNPEKDSIMNIEPAILVMHHSMKPHPAITATLLDFMCRIIPNFFPPLEGQVRQGVFNSLNFIMEKRVLAHLAPLFDNPKLDRELRSMLRERFPEFCNSPSPPTEVKLEESVPLDMDNHVLDKEDGCYDNTDATFSDDEEELNNKGKKREFRFQHIKETYIEEPADITPYVDQLDETLKEKVLQLQKGSDTETQCEVMQEIVDLILEEDFDSEQMSTLASCLAELFKSHFRGDVLPEEITEESLEESVCKPVCLIFRNLCQMQEDNSGFSVLLDMLAELYQKQPKIGYHLLYYLKASKAAAGKMSLYESFAQATALGDLHTCLMMDMKACQEDDVRLLCYLTPSIYTEFPDETLRSGELLNMIVAVIDSTQLQELMCHVMMGNLVMFRKDSVLNILIQSLDWETFEQYSTWQLFLAHSIPLETIIPILQHLKYKEHPEALSCLLLQLRRESPTEEMVKMVLSRPCHPEDQFTTSILRHWAAKHDDQLAEHIKALLIKNNNMPRKRQRYHHAKILRSSSSKLAQLTLEQMLEHLDSLRLSLSNTKNNFFTQTPILQALQHVQASCDEAHKMRFSDLFSLAEEYEDSSKPPKSRRKAPASSPRSRKGAAPPANNEEDSGSSSASEEEDSKPKAPKRKRKGSSAVGSDSD; encoded by the exons TGTTACAGAGACCTGACACTAGTCAACCGCGACGGCATGAATGTGGTTCTGATCAAGATTAACCAAATCCTCATGGAGAAGTTCCTTAAACTGCAGGACCAGTGTCGCACGCAG CTGGTGTGGGTGGTCAGAGAGCTGGTGAAGAGTGGGGTCATAGGAGCCGACGGAGTCCTCATGACCCTCATGAAGCAGATCGCTG GAGGTGACATTTCCAGTAAAAACCTGTGGCTGGCTGAAAACGTGTTGGACATCTTAGTGGAGCAAAG GGAGTGGGTGTTGAAGAGCGGTATGCTGGTGGCCATGTCTGTATACACATATCTGAGACTCATCGTAGATCACGGGACGCAGGGCCTCCTGTCGCTCCGCCAGAGAGAGGTGGACTTCTGCATCGGcttgctgagagagagg TTTATGGAGTGTTTCATCATCGGGAGAGATCTCGTCAGACTGTTACAGAATGTAGCTCGAATCCCTGAGATGGAGCTCCTGTGGAGAGACCTGCTGCACAACCCTCAGAGCCTGAGCCCACAatttactg GTCTGTTGCAGCTTCTCACCTCCCGTACCTCCCGCAAATTCCTGGCTTGCCGCCTCACTCCTGATATGGAGACCAAGCTACTGTTCATGACCTCAAGG GTTCGATTTGGCCAGCAGAAGCGCTACCAGGACTGGTTTCAGAGGCAGTACCTGTCCACGGCTGAGAGCCAGTCGCTGCGGTGTGACCTGATCCGGTACATCTGCGGGGTGGTGCATCCCTCCAACGAGGTCCTGAGCTCAGACATCCTGCCTCGCTGGGCCATCATCGGCTGGCTGCTTACCACCtgcaca TCGAACGTCGCTGCTTCCAACGCCAAACTGGCCCTGTTCTATGACTGGCTCTTCTTCAACCCGGAGAAAGACAGCATCATGAACATCG agcCAGCCATCCTGGTGATGCATCACTCGATGAAGCCGCATCCAGCCATCACTGCCACGCTGCTGGACTTCATGTGTCGA ATAATCCCTAACTTTTTTCCACCACTGGAGGGCCAAGTGCGGCAGGGCGTCTTCAACTCGCTTAACTTCATTATGGAGAAGAGAGTTCTGGC ACACTTGGCTCCGTTGTTTGACAACCCCAAACTGGACCGAGAGCTGCGCTCCATGCTGAGAGAACGTTTCCCTGAGTTCTGCAACTCGCCCTCTCCACCCACAGAAG TCAAACTAGAAGAGTCAGTTCCATTAGACATGGACAATCACGTGCTGGATAAGGAGGACGGTTGCTATGACAACACGGACGCGACGTTTAGCGACGACGAGGAAGAGTTGAACAATAAGG GTAAGAAACGCGAGTTCAGGTTTCAGCACATCAAGGAGACGTACATAGAGGAGCCGGCTGACATCACGCCATACGTGGACCAGCTGGACGAGACGCTGAAGGAGAAAGTGTTACAGTTACAGAAAGGGAG TGACACGGAGACGCAGTGTGAAGTCATGCAGGAAATCGTGGACCTGATTCTGGAG GAGGACTTTGACTCAGAGCAGATGTCTACTCTGGCTTCCTGTCTAGCTGAGCTGTTCAAAAGCCATTTCAGAGGAGATGTGCTGCCTGAGGAAATTACTGAGGA gtcactGGAGGAGTCGGTGTGTAAGCCGGTGTGTCTGATCTTCAGGAACCTGTGTCAGATGCAGGAAGACAACAGTGGTTTCTCAGTGCTGCTGGACATGCTCGCTGAGCTCTACCAGAAACAGCCCAAAATTGGATATCACCTCCTCTACTACCTCAAGGCGAG TAAAGCGGCGGCGGGGAAGATGAGTCTGTACGAGTCGTTTGCTCAGGCCACTGCACTGGGGGACCTACACACGTGCCTCATGATGGACATGAAGGCCTGCCAGGAGGATGACGTGAGACTCCTCTGTTACCTCACACCCTCCATCtacacagag TTCCCAGATGAGACCCTGCGAAGTGGAGAACTCCTGAACATGATAGTAGCGGTCATAGACTCCAcacag CTTCAGGAGCTGATGTGTCACGTCATGATGGGAAATCTGGTGATGTTCCGCAAAGACTCGGTGCTCAACATCCTCA ttcaGTCACTGGACTGGGAAACATTTGAGCAGTATAGCACATGGCAGCTGTTTCTGGCCCACAGTATCCCACTGGAGACCATCATCCCCATCCTACAGCACCTCAAATACAAAG agCATCCTGAAGCTTTATCCTGCTTACTCCTGCAACTCCGCAGGGAAAG TCCCACAGAGGAGATGGTGAAGATGGTGTTGAGTCGGCCGTGTCACCCGGAGGATCAGTTCACCACCAGCATCCTGCGCCACTGGGCGGCCAAACACGACGACCAACTGGCTGAACACATCAAGGCACTCCTcatcaaaaacaacaacatgccTCGCAAACGCCAGAGGTATCACCACGCCAAGAT CTTACGAAGCTCCAGCAGTAAATTGGCTCAGCTGACCCTGGAACAGATGTTGGAGCATTTAGACAGTCTGAGGCTGAGTCTCAGTAACACCAAGAATAACT tctttACCCAGACGCCCATCCTGCAGGCTCTACAGCACGTCCAGGCCAGCTGTGATGAAGCCCATAAAATGAG GTTCAGCGATCTGTTCTCCTTAGCTGAGGAGTATGAGGATTCCTCGAAGCCACCCAAATCTCGGCGCAAAGCTCCGGCGTCCTCCCCACGCTCACGTAAAGGAGCAGCGCCTCCAGCCAACAACGAGGAGGACAGCGGCTCCAGTAGCGCCTCA GAGGAAGAGGATTCCAAACCCAAAGCACCCAAAAGGAAACGGAAAGGCTCGTCAGCCGTGGGTTCCGACAGTGACTGA
- the ints3 gene encoding integrator complex subunit 3 isoform X2, whose translation MEPSAAKGRAQGRLLVSTSLDAKDELEERLERCVSITTSITNGLSEREANDALTAHVCKGPQQHEEVCLGLFTLLLTEPPQAQRCYRDLTLVNRDGMNVVLIKINQILMEKFLKLQDQCRTQLVWVVRELVKSGVIGADGVLMTLMKQIAGGDISSKNLWLAENVLDILVEQREWVLKSGMLVAMSVYTYLRLIVDHGTQGLLSLRQREVDFCIGLLRERFMECFIIGRDLVRLLQNVARIPEMELLWRDLLHNPQSLSPQFTGLLQLLTSRTSRKFLACRLTPDMETKLLFMTSRVRFGQQKRYQDWFQRQYLSTAESQSLRCDLIRYICGVVHPSNEVLSSDILPRWAIIGWLLTTCTSNVAASNAKLALFYDWLFFNPEKDSIMNIEPAILVMHHSMKPHPAITATLLDFMCRIIPNFFPPLEGQVRQGVFNSLNFIMEKRVLAHLAPLFDNPKLDRELRSMLRERFPEFCNSPSPPTEVKLEESVPLDMDNHVLDKEDGCYDNTDATFSDDEEELNNKGKKREFRFQHIKETYIEEPADITPYVDQLDETLKEKVLQLQKGSDTETQCEVMQEIVDLILEEDFDSEQMSTLASCLAELFKSHFRGDVLPEEITEESLEESVCKPVCLIFRNLCQMQEDNSGFSVLLDMLAELYQKQPKIGYHLLYYLKASKAAAGKMSLYESFAQATALGDLHTCLMMDMKACQEDDVRLLCYLTPSIYTEFPDETLRSGELLNMIVAVIDSTQLQELMCHVMMGNLVMFRKDSVLNILIQSLDWETFEQYSTWQLFLAHSIPLETIIPILQHLKYKEHPEALSCLLLQLRRESPTEEMVKMVLSRPCHPEDQFTTSILRHWAAKHDDQLAEHIKALLIKNNNMPRKRQSLRSSSSKLAQLTLEQMLEHLDSLRLSLSNTKNNFFTQTPILQALQHVQASCDEAHKMRFSDLFSLAEEYEDSSKPPKSRRKAPASSPRSRKGAAPPANNEEDSGSSSASEEEDSKPKAPKRKRKGSSAVGSDSD comes from the exons TGTTACAGAGACCTGACACTAGTCAACCGCGACGGCATGAATGTGGTTCTGATCAAGATTAACCAAATCCTCATGGAGAAGTTCCTTAAACTGCAGGACCAGTGTCGCACGCAG CTGGTGTGGGTGGTCAGAGAGCTGGTGAAGAGTGGGGTCATAGGAGCCGACGGAGTCCTCATGACCCTCATGAAGCAGATCGCTG GAGGTGACATTTCCAGTAAAAACCTGTGGCTGGCTGAAAACGTGTTGGACATCTTAGTGGAGCAAAG GGAGTGGGTGTTGAAGAGCGGTATGCTGGTGGCCATGTCTGTATACACATATCTGAGACTCATCGTAGATCACGGGACGCAGGGCCTCCTGTCGCTCCGCCAGAGAGAGGTGGACTTCTGCATCGGcttgctgagagagagg TTTATGGAGTGTTTCATCATCGGGAGAGATCTCGTCAGACTGTTACAGAATGTAGCTCGAATCCCTGAGATGGAGCTCCTGTGGAGAGACCTGCTGCACAACCCTCAGAGCCTGAGCCCACAatttactg GTCTGTTGCAGCTTCTCACCTCCCGTACCTCCCGCAAATTCCTGGCTTGCCGCCTCACTCCTGATATGGAGACCAAGCTACTGTTCATGACCTCAAGG GTTCGATTTGGCCAGCAGAAGCGCTACCAGGACTGGTTTCAGAGGCAGTACCTGTCCACGGCTGAGAGCCAGTCGCTGCGGTGTGACCTGATCCGGTACATCTGCGGGGTGGTGCATCCCTCCAACGAGGTCCTGAGCTCAGACATCCTGCCTCGCTGGGCCATCATCGGCTGGCTGCTTACCACCtgcaca TCGAACGTCGCTGCTTCCAACGCCAAACTGGCCCTGTTCTATGACTGGCTCTTCTTCAACCCGGAGAAAGACAGCATCATGAACATCG agcCAGCCATCCTGGTGATGCATCACTCGATGAAGCCGCATCCAGCCATCACTGCCACGCTGCTGGACTTCATGTGTCGA ATAATCCCTAACTTTTTTCCACCACTGGAGGGCCAAGTGCGGCAGGGCGTCTTCAACTCGCTTAACTTCATTATGGAGAAGAGAGTTCTGGC ACACTTGGCTCCGTTGTTTGACAACCCCAAACTGGACCGAGAGCTGCGCTCCATGCTGAGAGAACGTTTCCCTGAGTTCTGCAACTCGCCCTCTCCACCCACAGAAG TCAAACTAGAAGAGTCAGTTCCATTAGACATGGACAATCACGTGCTGGATAAGGAGGACGGTTGCTATGACAACACGGACGCGACGTTTAGCGACGACGAGGAAGAGTTGAACAATAAGG GTAAGAAACGCGAGTTCAGGTTTCAGCACATCAAGGAGACGTACATAGAGGAGCCGGCTGACATCACGCCATACGTGGACCAGCTGGACGAGACGCTGAAGGAGAAAGTGTTACAGTTACAGAAAGGGAG TGACACGGAGACGCAGTGTGAAGTCATGCAGGAAATCGTGGACCTGATTCTGGAG GAGGACTTTGACTCAGAGCAGATGTCTACTCTGGCTTCCTGTCTAGCTGAGCTGTTCAAAAGCCATTTCAGAGGAGATGTGCTGCCTGAGGAAATTACTGAGGA gtcactGGAGGAGTCGGTGTGTAAGCCGGTGTGTCTGATCTTCAGGAACCTGTGTCAGATGCAGGAAGACAACAGTGGTTTCTCAGTGCTGCTGGACATGCTCGCTGAGCTCTACCAGAAACAGCCCAAAATTGGATATCACCTCCTCTACTACCTCAAGGCGAG TAAAGCGGCGGCGGGGAAGATGAGTCTGTACGAGTCGTTTGCTCAGGCCACTGCACTGGGGGACCTACACACGTGCCTCATGATGGACATGAAGGCCTGCCAGGAGGATGACGTGAGACTCCTCTGTTACCTCACACCCTCCATCtacacagag TTCCCAGATGAGACCCTGCGAAGTGGAGAACTCCTGAACATGATAGTAGCGGTCATAGACTCCAcacag CTTCAGGAGCTGATGTGTCACGTCATGATGGGAAATCTGGTGATGTTCCGCAAAGACTCGGTGCTCAACATCCTCA ttcaGTCACTGGACTGGGAAACATTTGAGCAGTATAGCACATGGCAGCTGTTTCTGGCCCACAGTATCCCACTGGAGACCATCATCCCCATCCTACAGCACCTCAAATACAAAG agCATCCTGAAGCTTTATCCTGCTTACTCCTGCAACTCCGCAGGGAAAG TCCCACAGAGGAGATGGTGAAGATGGTGTTGAGTCGGCCGTGTCACCCGGAGGATCAGTTCACCACCAGCATCCTGCGCCACTGGGCGGCCAAACACGACGACCAACTGGCTGAACACATCAAGGCACTCCTcatcaaaaacaacaacatgccTCGCAAACGCCAGAG CTTACGAAGCTCCAGCAGTAAATTGGCTCAGCTGACCCTGGAACAGATGTTGGAGCATTTAGACAGTCTGAGGCTGAGTCTCAGTAACACCAAGAATAACT tctttACCCAGACGCCCATCCTGCAGGCTCTACAGCACGTCCAGGCCAGCTGTGATGAAGCCCATAAAATGAG GTTCAGCGATCTGTTCTCCTTAGCTGAGGAGTATGAGGATTCCTCGAAGCCACCCAAATCTCGGCGCAAAGCTCCGGCGTCCTCCCCACGCTCACGTAAAGGAGCAGCGCCTCCAGCCAACAACGAGGAGGACAGCGGCTCCAGTAGCGCCTCA GAGGAAGAGGATTCCAAACCCAAAGCACCCAAAAGGAAACGGAAAGGCTCGTCAGCCGTGGGTTCCGACAGTGACTGA